The Arachis hypogaea cultivar Tifrunner chromosome 16, arahy.Tifrunner.gnm2.J5K5, whole genome shotgun sequence genome contains a region encoding:
- the LOC112755700 gene encoding guanylate kinase 2 isoform X3: MELAKLQLQLEIKWIHPTVHGTKPLSSKGHSAVFLNDRILILKKGAKSDDQIWFLEVDTQYVRQQQKQLGTEVVAWSKGVTGNAEKPVVISGPSGVGKGTLISMLMKEFPSMFGFSVSHTTRAPRGMEKDGVHYHFTEKSVMEKEIKDGKFLEFASVHGNLYGTSVEAVEVVADAGKRCILDIDVQGARSVRSSSLEAVFIFVCPPSMEELEKRLRDRGTETEEQILKRLRNAAAEIEQGKSSNIFDFILYNDNLEECYEKLKKLLGLGGCVAATPKSAALRELNLPLDHSVSKIDDKIIINCISSGLEKESKNLIMLDVSALKGGAPGRTRGLDFQAIGSFSDGLIGMERLS; encoded by the exons ATGGAACTTGCAAAACTGCAACTACAATTGGAAATAAAATG GATTCATCCCACCGTGCATGGCACCAAACCTCTGTCGAGCAAAGGCCACTCCGCGGTGTTTTTGAACGACCGAATACTAATTCTTAAGAAGGGTGCCAAGTCAGATGATCAAATATGGTTTTTGGAG GTGGACACTCAATATGTTAGGCAGCAGCAAAAACAACTGGGGACTGAGGTTGTTGCGTGGAGTAAGGGAGTGACAGGTAATGCCGAGAAGCCGGTTGTTATCAGTGGACCTTCTGGGGTAGGCAAAGGAACACTGATATCAATGCTGATGAAGGAATTCCCATCCATGTTTGGTTTTTCGGTGAGCCACACCACTCGTGCACCAAGGGGCATGGAGAAAGATGGAGTCCATTACCATTTTACTGAGAAGAGTGTAATGGAGAAAGAGATTAAAGATGGAAAATTTCTTGAGTTTGCTTCTGTCCATGGTAATTTGTATGGGACCAGTGTTGAGGCTGTTGAAGTAGTAGCAGATGCTGGGAAA AGATGTATTCTTGATATTGATGTTCAAGGCGCCAGATCCGTGAGGTCTAGTTCTCTTGAAGCCGTATTCATATTTGTTTGTCCCCCATCAATGGAAGAGCTGGAGAAGCGCCTTCGTGACAG AGGGACAGAGACAGAAGAACAAATCTTGAAGCGACTCCGAAATGCTGCAGCTGAGATCGAGCAAGGGAAATCATCAAACATATTTGATTTCATCTTATACAATGATAACCTTGAGGAGTGTTACGAGAAACTCAAG AAATTATTGGGACTCGGTGGTTGTGTTGCTGCTACACCTAAATCAG CAGCACTTAGAGAGTTAAATCTACCATTGGATCATTCGGTGTCAAAAATCGATGACAAGATTATCATAAACTGCATCTCTTCTGGACTGGAGAAGGAATCAAAGAATTT AATCATGTTGGATGTCTCCGCGCTCAAAGGAGGCGCACCCGGACGGACAAGAGGATTGGATTTTCAGGCTATCGGCTCGTTTTCGGATGGTTTGATTGGGATGGAAAGGCTTAGCTAA
- the LOC112755700 gene encoding guanylate kinase 2 isoform X4: protein MELAKLQLQLEIKWIHPTVHGTKPLSSKGHSAVFLNDRILILKKGAKSDDQIWFLEVDTQYVRQQQKQLGTEVVAWSKGVTGNAEKPVVISGPSGVGKGTLISMLMKEFPSMFGFSVSHTTRAPRGMEKDGVHYHFTEKSVMEKEIKDGKFLEFASVHGNLYGTSVEAVEVVADAGKRCILDIDVQGARSVRSSSLEAVFIFVCPPSMEELEKRLRDRGTETEEQILKRLRNAAAEIEQGKSSNIFDFILYNDNLEECYEKLKKLLGLGGCVAATPKSALRELNLPLDHSVSKIDDKIIINCISSGLEKESKNLIMLDVSALKGGAPGRTRGLDFQAIGSFSDGLIGMERLS from the exons ATGGAACTTGCAAAACTGCAACTACAATTGGAAATAAAATG GATTCATCCCACCGTGCATGGCACCAAACCTCTGTCGAGCAAAGGCCACTCCGCGGTGTTTTTGAACGACCGAATACTAATTCTTAAGAAGGGTGCCAAGTCAGATGATCAAATATGGTTTTTGGAG GTGGACACTCAATATGTTAGGCAGCAGCAAAAACAACTGGGGACTGAGGTTGTTGCGTGGAGTAAGGGAGTGACAGGTAATGCCGAGAAGCCGGTTGTTATCAGTGGACCTTCTGGGGTAGGCAAAGGAACACTGATATCAATGCTGATGAAGGAATTCCCATCCATGTTTGGTTTTTCGGTGAGCCACACCACTCGTGCACCAAGGGGCATGGAGAAAGATGGAGTCCATTACCATTTTACTGAGAAGAGTGTAATGGAGAAAGAGATTAAAGATGGAAAATTTCTTGAGTTTGCTTCTGTCCATGGTAATTTGTATGGGACCAGTGTTGAGGCTGTTGAAGTAGTAGCAGATGCTGGGAAA AGATGTATTCTTGATATTGATGTTCAAGGCGCCAGATCCGTGAGGTCTAGTTCTCTTGAAGCCGTATTCATATTTGTTTGTCCCCCATCAATGGAAGAGCTGGAGAAGCGCCTTCGTGACAG AGGGACAGAGACAGAAGAACAAATCTTGAAGCGACTCCGAAATGCTGCAGCTGAGATCGAGCAAGGGAAATCATCAAACATATTTGATTTCATCTTATACAATGATAACCTTGAGGAGTGTTACGAGAAACTCAAG AAATTATTGGGACTCGGTGGTTGTGTTGCTGCTACACCTAAATCAG CACTTAGAGAGTTAAATCTACCATTGGATCATTCGGTGTCAAAAATCGATGACAAGATTATCATAAACTGCATCTCTTCTGGACTGGAGAAGGAATCAAAGAATTT AATCATGTTGGATGTCTCCGCGCTCAAAGGAGGCGCACCCGGACGGACAAGAGGATTGGATTTTCAGGCTATCGGCTCGTTTTCGGATGGTTTGATTGGGATGGAAAGGCTTAGCTAA
- the LOC112755700 gene encoding guanylate kinase 1 isoform X1 codes for MGEAPAFLVDDLQNEPLNGFELKNGTCKTATTIGNKMYVIGGADDGTLSIEVQIFDRSLGEWIHPTVHGTKPLSSKGHSAVFLNDRILILKKGAKSDDQIWFLEVDTQYVRQQQKQLGTEVVAWSKGVTGNAEKPVVISGPSGVGKGTLISMLMKEFPSMFGFSVSHTTRAPRGMEKDGVHYHFTEKSVMEKEIKDGKFLEFASVHGNLYGTSVEAVEVVADAGKRCILDIDVQGARSVRSSSLEAVFIFVCPPSMEELEKRLRDRGTETEEQILKRLRNAAAEIEQGKSSNIFDFILYNDNLEECYEKLKKLLGLGGCVAATPKSAALRELNLPLDHSVSKIDDKIIINCISSGLEKESKNLIMLDVSALKGGAPGRTRGLDFQAIGSFSDGLIGMERLS; via the exons ATG GGAGAAGCACCAGCATTCCTTGTTGATGACCTTCAGAATGAGCCTCTTAATGGATTTGAATTGAAAAATGGAACTTGCAAAACTGCAACTACAATTGGAAATAAAATG TATGTCATTGGTGGCGCTGATGATGGAACTTTGTCCATTGAAGTTCAAATTTTTGACCGTAGTCTTGGAGAATG GATTCATCCCACCGTGCATGGCACCAAACCTCTGTCGAGCAAAGGCCACTCCGCGGTGTTTTTGAACGACCGAATACTAATTCTTAAGAAGGGTGCCAAGTCAGATGATCAAATATGGTTTTTGGAG GTGGACACTCAATATGTTAGGCAGCAGCAAAAACAACTGGGGACTGAGGTTGTTGCGTGGAGTAAGGGAGTGACAGGTAATGCCGAGAAGCCGGTTGTTATCAGTGGACCTTCTGGGGTAGGCAAAGGAACACTGATATCAATGCTGATGAAGGAATTCCCATCCATGTTTGGTTTTTCGGTGAGCCACACCACTCGTGCACCAAGGGGCATGGAGAAAGATGGAGTCCATTACCATTTTACTGAGAAGAGTGTAATGGAGAAAGAGATTAAAGATGGAAAATTTCTTGAGTTTGCTTCTGTCCATGGTAATTTGTATGGGACCAGTGTTGAGGCTGTTGAAGTAGTAGCAGATGCTGGGAAA AGATGTATTCTTGATATTGATGTTCAAGGCGCCAGATCCGTGAGGTCTAGTTCTCTTGAAGCCGTATTCATATTTGTTTGTCCCCCATCAATGGAAGAGCTGGAGAAGCGCCTTCGTGACAG AGGGACAGAGACAGAAGAACAAATCTTGAAGCGACTCCGAAATGCTGCAGCTGAGATCGAGCAAGGGAAATCATCAAACATATTTGATTTCATCTTATACAATGATAACCTTGAGGAGTGTTACGAGAAACTCAAG AAATTATTGGGACTCGGTGGTTGTGTTGCTGCTACACCTAAATCAG CAGCACTTAGAGAGTTAAATCTACCATTGGATCATTCGGTGTCAAAAATCGATGACAAGATTATCATAAACTGCATCTCTTCTGGACTGGAGAAGGAATCAAAGAATTT AATCATGTTGGATGTCTCCGCGCTCAAAGGAGGCGCACCCGGACGGACAAGAGGATTGGATTTTCAGGCTATCGGCTCGTTTTCGGATGGTTTGATTGGGATGGAAAGGCTTAGCTAA
- the LOC112755700 gene encoding guanylate kinase 1 isoform X2, with translation MGEAPAFLVDDLQNEPLNGFELKNGTCKTATTIGNKMYVIGGADDGTLSIEVQIFDRSLGEWIHPTVHGTKPLSSKGHSAVFLNDRILILKKGAKSDDQIWFLEVDTQYVRQQQKQLGTEVVAWSKGVTGNAEKPVVISGPSGVGKGTLISMLMKEFPSMFGFSVSHTTRAPRGMEKDGVHYHFTEKSVMEKEIKDGKFLEFASVHGNLYGTSVEAVEVVADAGKRCILDIDVQGARSVRSSSLEAVFIFVCPPSMEELEKRLRDRGTETEEQILKRLRNAAAEIEQGKSSNIFDFILYNDNLEECYEKLKKLLGLGGCVAATPKSALRELNLPLDHSVSKIDDKIIINCISSGLEKESKNLIMLDVSALKGGAPGRTRGLDFQAIGSFSDGLIGMERLS, from the exons ATG GGAGAAGCACCAGCATTCCTTGTTGATGACCTTCAGAATGAGCCTCTTAATGGATTTGAATTGAAAAATGGAACTTGCAAAACTGCAACTACAATTGGAAATAAAATG TATGTCATTGGTGGCGCTGATGATGGAACTTTGTCCATTGAAGTTCAAATTTTTGACCGTAGTCTTGGAGAATG GATTCATCCCACCGTGCATGGCACCAAACCTCTGTCGAGCAAAGGCCACTCCGCGGTGTTTTTGAACGACCGAATACTAATTCTTAAGAAGGGTGCCAAGTCAGATGATCAAATATGGTTTTTGGAG GTGGACACTCAATATGTTAGGCAGCAGCAAAAACAACTGGGGACTGAGGTTGTTGCGTGGAGTAAGGGAGTGACAGGTAATGCCGAGAAGCCGGTTGTTATCAGTGGACCTTCTGGGGTAGGCAAAGGAACACTGATATCAATGCTGATGAAGGAATTCCCATCCATGTTTGGTTTTTCGGTGAGCCACACCACTCGTGCACCAAGGGGCATGGAGAAAGATGGAGTCCATTACCATTTTACTGAGAAGAGTGTAATGGAGAAAGAGATTAAAGATGGAAAATTTCTTGAGTTTGCTTCTGTCCATGGTAATTTGTATGGGACCAGTGTTGAGGCTGTTGAAGTAGTAGCAGATGCTGGGAAA AGATGTATTCTTGATATTGATGTTCAAGGCGCCAGATCCGTGAGGTCTAGTTCTCTTGAAGCCGTATTCATATTTGTTTGTCCCCCATCAATGGAAGAGCTGGAGAAGCGCCTTCGTGACAG AGGGACAGAGACAGAAGAACAAATCTTGAAGCGACTCCGAAATGCTGCAGCTGAGATCGAGCAAGGGAAATCATCAAACATATTTGATTTCATCTTATACAATGATAACCTTGAGGAGTGTTACGAGAAACTCAAG AAATTATTGGGACTCGGTGGTTGTGTTGCTGCTACACCTAAATCAG CACTTAGAGAGTTAAATCTACCATTGGATCATTCGGTGTCAAAAATCGATGACAAGATTATCATAAACTGCATCTCTTCTGGACTGGAGAAGGAATCAAAGAATTT AATCATGTTGGATGTCTCCGCGCTCAAAGGAGGCGCACCCGGACGGACAAGAGGATTGGATTTTCAGGCTATCGGCTCGTTTTCGGATGGTTTGATTGGGATGGAAAGGCTTAGCTAA